Within the Enterobacter roggenkampii genome, the region CTTTTACCTGTAGACCTGATTATCATGGACAAATTTGACGCTAATCGCCGCAAACTGCTGGCGTTAGGTGGTGTTGCGCTTGGCGCAGCGGCCATCTTGCCGACGCCAGCATTTGCCACCCTCTCGACACCTCGTCCGCGAGTTTTAACGCTCAACAATCTTCATACCGGTGAGTCGCTAAAAGCGGAGTTCTTCGATGGCAGAGGCTATATTCAGGATGAATTAGCAAGACTAAACCATTTTTTCCGTGATTTCCGCGCGAATAAAATAAAAGCCATCGATCCAGGACTGTTTGATCAGCTTTACCGCCTTCAGGGCCTGCTGGGCACCAGCAAGCCGGTGCAGCTTATTTCTGGTTATCGCTCAGTTGATACCAATAATGAACTGCGCGCCCACAGTCGCGGGGTAGCGAAAAAAAGCTATCACACGAAGGGACAGGCAATGGATTTCCATATT harbors:
- a CDS encoding YcbK family protein; protein product: MDKFDANRRKLLALGGVALGAAAILPTPAFATLSTPRPRVLTLNNLHTGESLKAEFFDGRGYIQDELARLNHFFRDFRANKIKAIDPGLFDQLYRLQGLLGTSKPVQLISGYRSVDTNNELRAHSRGVAKKSYHTKGQAMDFHIEGVSLANIRKAALSMRAGGVGYYPSSNFVHIDTGPVRHW